In one Mauremys mutica isolate MM-2020 ecotype Southern chromosome 3, ASM2049712v1, whole genome shotgun sequence genomic region, the following are encoded:
- the ZFP36L2 gene encoding mRNA decay activator protein ZFP36L2: MSTTLLSAFYDIDFLCKSEKALTNLSSMLDKKAVGTPVTSPSSSFAPGFLRRHSTSNLQALANSSKFPSSSGSSSSSSSSSSSFGSLKETGTGGGGGGGSSSPTALLNKENKFRDRSFSENGERSQHLMQQLQQQAGKGGGGAPINSTRYKTELCRPFEESGACKYGEKCQFAHGFHELRSLTRHPKYKTELCRTFHTIGFCPYGPRCHFIHNADERRPAPGGGTAAPAAPHHHPHPPPPHPAGSTGDLRAFAPRDPPLGGGGGFGPQRGAGERPKLHHSLSFSGFSAHHQHGCGQQPGGRLEAALLESPGGSRTPPPPASASYCDELLSPPCANNAFAFSGQELGSLIAPLAIHSPSFAASPAAAAAAVAAAAFYRCQQQQQPPPPGGSCPPPPASPPFSFQPLRRLSESPVFDAPPSPPDSLSDRESYLSGSLSSGSLSGSESPSLDSGRRLPIFSRLSISDD; this comes from the exons ATGTCTACGACACTTTTATCTGCCTTCTACGACATCGACTTCTTGTGCAAG AGTGAAAAAGCCCTGACCAACCTGAGCAGCATGCTGGACAAGAAGGCGGTGGGGACCCCCGTGacctcccccagctccagcttcgCGCCGGGGTTTCTGCGAAGGCACTCGACCAGCAACCTGCAGGCGCTGGCCAACAGCTCCAAGTTCCCCAGCTCCTCGGGCTCCAGCTCGTCgtcctcgtcctcctcttcctcgttcggcagcctgaaggagacgggcacgggcggggggggaggcggagggagcagcagccccacCGCGCTGCTCAACAAGGAGAACAAGTTCCGGGACCGCTCGTTCAGCGAGAATGGCGAGCGCAGCCAGCACCtgatgcagcagctgcagcagcaggcggggaaggggggcGGCGGGGCGCCCATCAACTCCACGCGCTACAAGACGGAGCTGTGCCGGCCCTTCGAGGAGAGCGGCGCCTGCAAGTACGGCGAGAAGTGCCAGTTCGCGCACGGCTTCCACGAGCTGCGCAGCCTGACGCGCCACCCCAAGTACAAGACCGAGCTGTGCCGCACCTTCCACACCATCGGCTTCTGCCCCTACGGCCCGCGCTGCCACTTCATCCACAACGCGGACGAGCGCCGCCCCGCGCCCGGAGGGGGAACGGCCGCGCCCGCCGCCCcgcaccaccacccccacccgccGCCGCCTCACCCCGCCGGCAGCACCGGTGACCTGCGCGCCTTCGccccccgggacccgccgctggggGGCGGCGGCGGGTTCGGGCCCCAGCGCGGCGCTGGCGAGCGGCCCAAGCTGCACCACAGCCTGAGCTTCTCCGGCTTCTCCGCCCACCACCAGCACGGCTGCGGGCAGCAGCCCGGCGGGCGCCTGGAGGCGGCGCTGCTCGAgagccccggcgggtcccgcacCCCTCCGCCGCCCGCCTCCGCCTCCTACTGCGACGAGCTGCTCTCGCCGCCCTGCGCCAACAACGCCTTCGCCTTCTcgggccaggagctgggcagcCTCATCGCGCCGCTCGCCATCCACAGCCCCAGCTTCGCCGccagccccgccgccgccgccgccgcggtaGCTGCCGCCGCCTTctaccgctgccagcagcagcagcagccgccgccgcccggGGGGAGCTGCCCGCCGCCGCCCGCCTCGCCTCCCTTCAGCTTCCAGCCGCTGCGCCGCCTCTCCGAGTCCCCGGTCTTCGAcgcgccgcccagccccccgGACTCGCTCTCCGACCGCGAGAGCTACCTGAGCGGCTCCCTCAGCTCCGGCAGCCTGAGCGGCTCCGAGTCCCCCAGCCTGGACTCCGGCCGGCGCCTGCCCATCTTCAGCCGCCTCTCCATCTCCGACGACTAG